One genomic region from Athalia rosae chromosome 3, iyAthRosa1.1, whole genome shotgun sequence encodes:
- the LOC105691879 gene encoding uncharacterized protein LOC105691879, translated as MNKSNMSNDDNCVSAVCNTFWIIIALVCLLVEPTNSSNSWSDNTDLNSPTRKMYCPDLQPQSSLDLEEIMEKWYVMEVIKHKVDPHRATISGHYVVNSCPIVTIQSANRGRLRLLWTEEAGNLEYFFRIPDPFDGPGFWDSRELQNGTLLSSNYTQFVGKVQVMKAVGSHMVLTFCSTTTDNQLYSILLSREQSLQSSDANGVHNLLERNKLKIRSVQKTCRNSASRFRMKISSWMMNAVLVALISQMKSGTFEI; from the exons ATGAATAAATCGAATATGAGTAATGACGATAACTGCGTCTCTGCAGTTTGTAACACATTCTGGATAATTATTGCCTTAGTTTGCTTACTGGTAGAACCAActaattcttcaaattcttgGTCAGATAATACTGACTTGAATTCACCGACAAGGAAAATGTACTGTCCTGATCTACAGCCGCAATCATCGCTAGATCTGGAAGAa ATAATGGAAAAATGGTACGTCATGGAAGTTATTAAACACAAGGTGGACCCTCACAGAGCAACGATAAGTGGCCATTATGTCGTCAACAGCTGTCCTATAGTCACAATTCAATCCGCCAACCGAGGTAGACTCAGATTACTTTGGACCGAAGAAGCTGGCAACCTGGAATACTTTTTCAGGATACCTGATCCCTTTGATGGACCTGGATTTTGGGACTCGAGGGAACTGCAAAATG GCACTTTATTGAGCAGCAACTACACCCAGTTTGTGGGAAAGGTGCAGGTCATGAAGGCGGTTGGATCACATATGGTCTTGACGTTTTGCTCTACAACTACTGATAATCAATTATATTCCATACTTTTATCACGTGAGCAAAGTCTCCAGAGCAGCGATGCAAATGGTGTTCATAATTTGCTCGAaaggaataaattgaaaatccgTAGTGTACAGAAGACTTGCAGAAATTCTGCAAGCAGGTTTAGAATGAAAATCTCTAGTTGGATGATGAATGCTGTTTTAGTTGCTTTAATATCTCAAATGAAGAGCGGCACATTTGAAATATAG
- the LOC105691877 gene encoding transmembrane protein 43 homolog yields MYRTNNGQIRRGDADDLRQDRSASVRQAGPIHTPMTVAEQFKESWLTAIIGSILFAAGMLLLFWNEGRAVRTAHSLDEALHNVVPLMNTKHVLSENEGRLVHFYGPLKILEPLTEPDYGIVIASVKLKRRVQMYQWIEIEEERSFGGVTEDEKHYYYTMEWKDKLVDSDQFYIRTGHHNPKVMPVKSQVQIANEIRIGALTLGEELKKKFNDFVEVTSDERPERKDIKLHSGLYYHSADLWNPQIGDIRIQFSYAGKGGDVYSVVGMQVNGVIVPYMTTHGEEILLQRKDRIPVDQMFHLEHVHNYWRTWAIRGLGWLVLFLAATCLANIIRTLVLNSTFLCGVIAIESVNISVSMSISLLVIGFAWVWYRPIIGLCLALASIVPFVYSTIVSGHQGQQRDNYRRL; encoded by the exons ATGTATCGAACAAAT AATGGGCAAATACGAAGAGGCGATGCGGACGATCTTCGGCAAGATAGATCGGCCAGTGTACGGCAAGCTGGTCCCATTCATACACCGATGACTGTTGCTGAACAATTCAAGGAATCCTGGCTGACCGCTATAATTGGATCAATACTTTTCGCTGCAGGAATGTTGCTGCTCTTCTGGAATGAG GGTCGTGCAGTTCGAACGGCACACTCATTAGATGAAGCTTTACATAATGTAGTACCGTTAATGAACACAAAACACGTATTATCAGAAAACGAAGGCAGGTTGGTGCATTTTTACGGACCTCTCAAAATATTAGAACCTTTGACGGAACCAGACTATGGAATTGTAATAGCGAGTGTCAAGCTGAAAAGACGAGTCCAGATGTATCAGTGGATTGAGATTGAGGAGGAACGTAG CTTCGGGGGTGTGACTGAAGATGAAAAGCACTATTACTACACTATGGAATGGAAAGACAAGCTGGTAGATTCTGACCAATTCTACATCAGGACAGGGCATCACAATCCCAAAGTCATGCCTGTGAAAAGTCAGGTTCAAATTGCTAATGAGATCCGAATCGGAGCTTTAACTCTTGGggaagaactgaaaaaaaagtttaacgaCTTCGTTGAAGTAACCAGTGATGAAAGGCCTGAACGGAAAGACATAAAACTACACTCTGGTCTTTACTATCACAGCGCAGACTTATGGAATCCCCAG ATTGGGGACATCAGAATTCAGTTCTCTTACGCTGGAAAGGGTGGAGACGTTTATTCTGTTGTTGGAATGCAAGTTAATGGCGTTATAGTCCCATACATGACAACTCATGGGGAAGAAATTTTGCTACAAAGAAAGGATAGGATTCCCGTTGACCAAATGTTCCACCTGGAACACGTCCACAACTATTGGCGCACTTGGGCAATAAG AGGTCTTGGGTGGCTGGTGCTCTTCCTGGCAGCTACTTGCCTCGCCAATATAATTCGTACTCTTGTTTTGAATTCTACATTTTTGTGCGGCGTTATTGCTATTGAATCTGTGAATATCTCAGTCTCAATGTCCATCAGTTTGTTAGTCATCGGTTTTGCTTGGGTCTGGTATAGACCCATCATCGGATTATGCCTCGCCCTTGCTTCCATTGTGCCATTTGTCTACTCTACAATTGTTTCCGGACACCAAGGACAACAGCGTGACAATTACAGAAGACTCTAA
- the LOC105691880 gene encoding 39S ribosomal protein L11, mitochondrial — MSKAGIKLKSMRKIVAKVDHSSKLRTNIPAGMAMAGPPLGPVLGQRNINIAAFCKEFNEKTKDIKEGIPLPCRVHVTSDRNYELVIHQPLTTYFLKQAAGIQRGAMHSKLEVAGKITLKHLYEIAKIKSEDPPLALMNLQGICNMLVGIARSCGIQVVRDYDPKEYHQFLEERKLVVEAQKQELLEKKNARMLRTS; from the exons atgtCGAAGGCAGGAATTAAATTGAAGTCTATGAGGAAAATCGTGGCGAAAGTCGATCATTCTTCTAAATTAAGAACCAACATTCCAGCTGGTATGGCTATGGCGGGGCCACCCCTAGGACCCGTGCTAGGACAG CGGAACATAAACATTGCGGCATTTTGCAAGGAATtcaatgagaaaacaaaagacaTAAAAGAAGGCATTCCTCTTCCATGCCGAGTTCATGTGACCTCTGATCGGAACTATGAACTGGTAATCCACCAGCCACTGACAACCTATTTTCTCAAACAAGCCGCTGGTATCCAGCGTGGTGCTATGCATTCTA AGCTTGAAGTGGCTGGTAAAATAACATTGAAGCACCTTTACGAAATTGCAAAGATCAAGTCGGAGGATCCTCCTTTGGCTCTAATGAACTTGCAAGGAATTTGCAATATGCTGGTTGGAATAGCGCGCAGTTGTGGAATTCAAGTAGTCAGGGATTATGATCCCAAGGAATATCATCAATTCTTGGAAGAGCGTAAACTAGTTGTCGAAGCGCAGAAACAGGAATTactagagaaaaagaatgccAGAATGCTTCGAACATCATAA
- the LOC105691881 gene encoding uncharacterized protein LOC105691881 produces the protein MGATFKLREFDVDRPSHTEELSNWILRVRSKKVICRRSRKRNLRMEAVLTYALTTAERELRSKQILRFNRWQQVKDKLTVDHKDCTNGEDFSSIGYERLEGNVWKTPLCSELSSLDSFMSMLKEIKVPLQR, from the coding sequence ATGGGGGCCACTTTTAAGCTGAGAGAATTTGACGTGGATCGGCCGAGTCACACAGAAGAATTATCCAACTGGATTCTGAGAGTACGCtcgaaaaaagtaatttgTCGCCGAAGCCGTAAACGCAACCTGAGAATGGAGGCTGTCCTCACTTATGCGCTGACAACGGCCGAAAGGGAATTGCGCAGTAAACAGATCCTAAGATTTAATAGGTGGCAGCAGGTCAAGGATAAATTAACCGTCGATCACAAAGATTGTACAAATGGGGAGGACTTTTCAAGCATAGGATATGAAAGACTCGAGGGAAATGTCTGGAAGACGCCGTTGTGTTCAGAACTTAGTAGTTTGGATAGCTTCATGTCAATGTTAAAGGAAATTAAAGTTCCCCTGCAAAGATGA
- the LOC105691808 gene encoding ubiquinone biosynthesis monooxygenase COQ6, mitochondrial produces MAGLWVLSATSRVSVLTSSPYKYRAIVSSLYSISNNDYSTSSDPKKHYDIVIAGGGMVGTTLACAIANNRVLEEKRVLLLESGNKQNYHVQNKYSNRVVALNRQTRTLLSSIGAWQHVEAVRYAPVKKMQVWDACSDAMITFGEDHLAEELAFIVENDLLLYAINQQLSGKESVDLVYGAKVADVLIPSKHCQNSRITLQDGQSIETKLLIGADGVNSLVRKKMGVQYVGWNYEQMGVVATVQLSEPTENIVAWQRFLPGGPVALLPLTDTLSSLVWSVSTVQAKKLLSLSDEEFVDELNEALWKMYPKDGMVEAGMRALGQLLEGLSLHSGVTRQLQPSIGGIVEGTRAAFPLGFGHAASYVGPGVALVGDAAHRVHPLAGQGVNLGFGDVTALVKLMTEASRNGAVLGDMAYLSRYETLRQRHNVPTMLAIDALHRLYKGTAAPIVLARSLGLQLTNALPPLKKAIMQHASDRAL; encoded by the exons ATGGCGGGTCTTTGGGTTTTATCAGCTACATCGCGCGTTAGCGTCTTAACGTCGTCGCCCTACAAATACCGAGCGATTGTTTCGAGTTTATactcaatttcaaataacgATTACAGCACATCAAGCGACCCTAAGAAACATTATGACATCGTTATCGCCGGAGGTGGTATGGTCGGAACGACGCTGGCCTGTGCCATAG CCAACAACAGGGTACTAGAGGAAAAACGTGTACTATTGCTTGAAAGTGGAAATAAGCAGAATTATCACGTGCAAAACAAGTACTCAAACAGAGTTGTGGCATTGAATCGACAAACTCGTACACTTTTGTCAAGTATTGGAGCATGGCAACATGTAGAAGCAGTTCGGTATGCACCAGTGAAGAAAATGCAG GTTTGGGACGCCTGCTCAGACGCTATGATCACTTTTGGCGAAGATCATCTTGCTGAAGAATTGGCCTTCATTGTGGAAAATGATTTGCTTCTGTATGCCATTAATCAACAACTATCTGGGAAAGAGTCTGTGGATCTGGTATATGGGGCCAAGGTCGCGGATGTACTGATACCCTCAAAACACTGCCAAAACTCCAGAATAACTCTGCAGGATGGGCAAAGCATTGAGACAAAATTACTG atcgGTGCGGACGGGGTGAATTCATTGGTCCGCAAAAAAATGGGAGTGCAATACGTAGGATGGAATTACGAGCAAATGGGCGTCGTTGCTACTGTACAGCTATCCGAG CCTACGGAGAACATCGTGGCTTGGCAGAGATTCTTACCGGGTGGACCCGTAGCACTGTTACCG CTCACAGATACCCTAAGCTCTCTGGTCTGGTCCGTATCTACCGTCCAAGCTAAGAAACTGCTCAGCCTTTCAGATGAAGAATTCGTCGACGAGTTGAACGAAGCGCTATGGAAAATGTATCCAAAGGACGGGATGGTAGAAGCCGGCATGCGAGCCCTCGGACAGCTTCTTGAAGGGCTTTCCTTACACAGTGGAGTAACTAGACAACTACAACCCTCCATTGGGGGAATTGTGGAGGGGACTAGAGCTGCGTTTCCTCTTGGTTTTGGGCATGCTGCTTCCTACGTCGGACCAGGAGTAGCACTGGTTGG GGATGCCGCCCATCGAGTTCATCCTCTGGCGGGACAGGGCGTTAATTTAGGATTTGGAGATGTCACCGCTCTCGTTAAACTCATGACTGAGGCTAGTAGAAATGGAGCTGTACTCGGAGATATGGCTTATTTAAGCCGATACGAAACCCTGCGACAACGACACAACGTCCCTACTATGCTGGCGATCGACGCATTGCATAGATTATACAAAGGTACCGCTGCTCCGATTGTCTTAGCACGAAGCTTGGGACTTCAACTTACAAACGCCTTGCCACCATTGAAG AAGGCTATAATGCAACATGCGTCTGATCGTGCACTTTGA
- the LOC105691969 gene encoding transient receptor potential channel pyrexia has protein sequence MEAIVQTVQRMSSPGRLSLFARLSGCPKSEVSPAPEENNGTSSAAFVDFKDEEQMWDTKSQGSISSEDCSELAVFSCARQRPKSQQQLWERDEMISALSTLPAGKVAISLIPSLYGEELCKILHKTKTLDVTDSNCRSHRLSTPSFDNGYIRKASLAAENEAAAAAEPEELIAKWPNTCLLVSCFFGNFDLAKHLLSKGARVDSCDGDGRTPLHLAASSGSVEIIEELLKHGAKPGEWDASKRCTPLHCAAAAGNVRSVKQLIKAGADVNAGLEVKSPLHYAVLNNAGDCVEALLEAGASANNPQVYTETPLHVAASLGSARCVSLLLNHRAEVRVQFGNTRSTPLHLAAEEGSVECTKLLLEHKAQWDAKNSRGQTALHLAALAQSAETMDLLIKAANDVNVLDDNGRTPLHAAVAKAMRGGELVKALIQAGADVNKPDKYGYTPLHIAALNENSSLVLLLLANDADLTARTIGGISALSFIVRRTPDVLPKFLGHLDQAISLHDHELGDVDCELRLDFKPLISGGRGEADLLLCLIDVGQRHALQHPLCESFLYLKWLRIRKFFLISLFFHSIFAGVFTAYILIQFFFHKENLGNLLRWPVLGFTCALACKEIFQIAHGITGYAKRWENWLQWSVIISAGSVLISSGGIWSHHVAALGITLAWIELMVVVGRFPMFGLYIQMFTQVSINFFKFLGAYSCLIIGFSLGFTVIHQDYKSFKNPFVGLIKTIVMMSGELEFEDMFWQDSNSIINYPGTMHVMFLVFVILVTVILTNLLVGLAVSDIQELQRCAGLERLIRRAELVAHLESLLFSRLLDYAPIKIVKMCRKGALLLHPPYHCAIHIRPNDPRDNRLPKDLVKAVYNLVIKRKQRGKVTRCASTRSINSMEVGDIRLSRLHSIPSTSEYNRQQIMELAAELKKCSGKLGAQLDTLTSKVQLIIKEMEHST, from the exons ATG GAGGCGATCGTACAGACTGTACAAAGGATGTCCAGCCCTGGACGGCTAAGTTTGTTTGCCCGACTGTCTGGATGCCCTAAGAGCGAAGTGAGCCCAGCCCCCGAGGAAAACAACGGGACCTCATCCGCTGCCTTCGTCGATTTCAAG GATGAGGAACAAATGTGGGATACCAAGTCTCAAGGCAGCATCTCTTCCGAGGATTGCTCGGAGCTGGCCGTTTTTTCTTGTGCCAGACAGCGTCCTAAGTCGCAACAGCAGTTGTGGGAGAGGGATGAGATGATTTCAGCTTTGTCGACGTTACCTGCAGGCAAAGTCGCAATCTCTTTGATTCCGAGCCTTTACGGAGAGGAGCTCTGTAAAATTCTACACAAAACTAAAACCCTAGACGTCACAGACAGTAATTGCAGGAGCCACAGACTATCTACTCCCAGTTTTGACAATGG atacataagaaaagcgtCATTGGCAGCGGAGAACGAAGCAGCTGCGGCGGCAGAGCCTGAGGAACTGATAGCGAAATGGCCGAACACTTGTTTGTTGGTATCCTgtttctttggaaattttgatcTGGCGAAGCACCTCTTGTCCAAGGGGGCTCGAGTCGATAGTTGCGACGGAGATGGCAG AACACCACTACATTTGGCTGCATCTTCGGGGTCAGTTGAAATTATTGAGGAGTTATTGAAGCATGGGGCAAAGCCTGGAGAGTGGGACGCGAGCAAGAGATGTACACCCTTGCATTGTGCAGCTGCTGCTGGAAATGTAAGATCGGTGAAACAGCTGATAAAAGCTGGGGCTGACGTGAATGCTGGCTTAGAGGTGAAAAGTCCGCTCCACTATGCCGTATTGAACAACGCTGGAGATTGTGTCGAAGCTTTGCTTGAAGCAGGGGCCTCTGCCAACAATCCACAG GTTTATACGGAAACACCACTCCATGTTGCTGCCAGTCTAGGCTCAGCACGTTGCGTGAGTCTTCTCCTCAATCATCGTGCAGAAGTGAGAGTCCAATTTGGAAATACAAGGTCCACACCATTGCATTTAGCTGCCGAAGAGGGAAGTGTAGAATGCACCAAGTTGCTACTCGAGCACAAGGCTCAGTGGGATGCTAAAAATTCGAGGGGTCAGACAGCGCTCCATTTGGCTGCTTTAGCACAATCTGCTGAGACGATGGATCTTCTGATTAAAGCTGCAAATGATGTAAACGTGTTAGATGACAATGGTAGAACTCCTTTGCATGCTGCTGTTGCTAAGGCTATGAGGGGTGGTGAACTGGTCAAAGCGCTAATACAG gCAGGAGCGGATGTGAACAAGCCGGACAAGTACGGTTACACTCCTTTACATATAGCAGCTCTTAACGAAAATTCATCTCTGGTTCTCCTCCTGCTGGCCAATGATGCAGACCTCACTGCCCGCACAATAGGTGGAATTTCAGCACTAAGTTTCATCGTGCGTAGAACTCCGGATGTGCTGCCAAAATTTTTGGGGCACTTGGATCAAGCGATTTCTCTACATGACCATGAATTGGGAGATGTCGACTGCGAACTGAGATTGGATTTCAAGCCACTGATTTCTGGAGGTCGTGGTGAGGCGGATCTATTGCTCTGCCTGATAGACGTTGGTCAGAGGCATGCCTTACAGCATCCTTTATGCGAGAGTTTCCTCTATTTGAAATGGTTACGTATAAGGAAATTCTTTCTGatcagtttgttttttcactccaTATTTGCAGGCGTGTTCACGGCCTACATCCtcatacagtttttttttcacaaagaaAATTTAGGCAACCTACTCCGCTGGCCTGTGCTTGGATTTACATGTGCACTTGCTTGCaaggaaatatttcaaatagcACATGGCATAACCGGGTATGCCAAGCGTTGGGAAAATTGGCTGCAGTGGAGCGTTATTATATCTGCTGGATCTGTTTTAATCAGTTCAGGCGGCATCTGGTCCCATCATGTGGCAGCCTTAGGCATAACTTTGGCCTGGATTGAGCTTATGGTAGTTGTTGGCCGTTTCCCAATGTTTGGTCTCTATATACAAATGTTTACCCAAGTTTCGATTAACTTTTTCAAGTTCCTGGGGGCATACTCCTGTTTGATAATAGGCTTCTCTTTAGGATTTACTGTGATTCATCAGGATTACAAGTCCTTTAAGAATCCTTTTGTTGGATTGATAAAAACCATAGTAATGATGTCGGGAGAGTTAGAATTTGAGGATATGTTTTGGCAAGACAGTAATTCCATCATCAATTATCCAGGGACAATGCATGTGATGTTTTTAGTGTTTGTGATACTGGTAACTGTGATCCTCACCAATTTATTGGTAGGTCTTGCCGTTTCGGATATACAAGAACTTCAACGGTGCGCTGGCTTAGAAAGGTTGATTCGGAGGGCCGAACTGGTAGCGCACTTGGAGAGTCTATTGTTTTCACGACTCTTGGATTATGCACCTATTAAGATAGTGAAAATGTGTCGAAAAGGAGCGCTATTGTTGCATCCGCCATACCACTGCGCAATACATATTCGCCCCAACGACCCAAGGGACAATCGACTGCCGAAGGATTTAGTAAAGGCAGTTTATAACTTAGTAATTAAGAGAAAACAGCGAGGTAAAGTAACGAGGTGTGCTTCTACTCGAAGCATAAATAGTATGGAAGTTGGGGATATTAGGCTGAGTAGGCTGCACAGTATTCCATCTACCAGTGAATATAATAGACAGCAGATAATGGAGCTAGCTGCAGAGCTGAAGAAATGCTCGGGTAAACTTGGTGCTCAACTTGATACACTGACCAGCAAAGTACAACTGATTATCAAGGAAATGGAGCATAGCACGTAA